One region of Acidovorax sp. T1 genomic DNA includes:
- a CDS encoding K+/H+ antiporter subunit F, translating to MNHPVLSWALPIALCMLVLAMVFALVRLLKGPSAQDRVLALDCMYLNGMLLALVLGIHYGSSAYFEGALLIALFSFVGTTAMAKFLLRGEVIE from the coding sequence ATGAACCACCCCGTTCTTTCCTGGGCGCTGCCCATTGCCCTGTGCATGCTGGTGCTGGCCATGGTGTTTGCCCTGGTGCGGCTGCTCAAGGGCCCCTCGGCACAAGACCGCGTGCTGGCACTCGACTGCATGTACCTCAACGGCATGCTGCTGGCGCTGGTGCTGGGCATTCACTATGGCAGCAGCGCGTATTTTGAGGGGGCGCTGCTGATCGCGCTGTTCAGCTTCGTGGGCACCACGGCCATGGCCAAATTTCTGCTGCGCGGCGAGGTGATCGAATGA
- a CDS encoding TRAP transporter small permease — MRRLLDFLYDSAAALAALFMVGLLGMVLLSIASRQFNFHVPGTDAYAGYLMAATGFLALAHTLKRGEHIRVTLLLNFLKGGAKKAFEIWALAIATLLALLFAVYSCKLAWQSHEFHDISTSNDATPLWIPQIAMAVGTVILAIAFVDELVLEMMGKRVDAPSGEALRNE, encoded by the coding sequence ATGCGTCGTCTGCTGGACTTTCTGTACGACAGCGCCGCCGCCCTGGCGGCGCTTTTCATGGTCGGCTTGTTGGGGATGGTGCTGCTGTCCATTGCCAGCCGACAGTTCAACTTCCACGTGCCGGGCACGGACGCCTATGCGGGCTACCTGATGGCCGCAACGGGCTTCCTGGCGCTCGCCCACACCTTGAAGCGCGGCGAACACATCCGCGTCACGCTGCTGCTCAACTTTTTGAAGGGCGGCGCCAAGAAGGCGTTCGAGATCTGGGCACTGGCCATTGCCACCCTGCTGGCGCTGCTGTTTGCGGTGTACAGCTGCAAGCTGGCCTGGCAGTCGCACGAGTTCCACGACATCTCCACCAGCAACGACGCCACGCCGCTGTGGATTCCGCAAATCGCCATGGCTGTTGGCACCGTCATTTTGGCGATCGCATTCGTGGACGAACTGGTGCTGGAGATGATGGGCAAGCGCGTGGATGCCCCATCCGGCGAAGCATTGCGCAATGAATAA
- a CDS encoding monovalent cation/H+ antiporter subunit D: protein MTEGLTALVVQATSALMPHLMLAPIALPLFTAALMLLMREEQQRLKLTLSVLSTALGLLVALALLLWSDQPGATSSMGVYLAANWQAPFGIVLALDRLSAMMLVLTSVVALASIVFAGARWHRAGVHFHPLFQFQLMGLAGAFLTADLFNLFVFFEIMLAASYGLLLHGSGRPRVQAGLHYIAINLAASSLFLVGVSMLYGITGTLNMADLAQTIPLVAAADRGLLHAAAAILATAFLIKAAVWPLNFWLVPAYSAATAPVGALFALMTKVGIYTILRLWTLLFSSEAGASALFGSLWLIVGGMLTMGFGAVGMLGSQRLTHLAGFAAILSSGTLLAAAGFGQNLLTAGLLYYLPSSTLAVSALFLTADLIDRWRNDGASYAPFERSDNAPFLNAELVPTEGLNLDEDEEVLIGRVIPAAAALLGLAFLVCTLVIAGLPPLSGFVGKFAMLSALLNPLGLASSAGTQPGAPGWILFALMIATGLLALIALSRAGIRHFWATHERVAPQLRVLEGLPIAALLALCIALTVMAGPVMRFTQATADALHSPGTYIRAVMQAKPVPGPVTPDRANRPQEAP from the coding sequence ATGACCGAAGGCCTGACCGCACTGGTGGTGCAAGCAACCTCGGCACTGATGCCGCACCTGATGCTTGCACCCATCGCCCTGCCCCTGTTCACGGCCGCACTCATGCTGCTGATGCGGGAGGAGCAGCAGCGCCTGAAGCTCACCCTCAGCGTGCTGTCCACCGCGCTCGGGCTGCTGGTGGCGCTGGCCCTGTTGCTGTGGTCCGACCAGCCCGGTGCCACCAGCAGCATGGGCGTGTACCTGGCGGCCAACTGGCAGGCGCCGTTCGGCATCGTGCTGGCCCTGGACCGTCTCTCGGCCATGATGCTGGTGCTGACCAGCGTGGTTGCCCTGGCCTCCATCGTGTTTGCGGGGGCCCGCTGGCACCGTGCGGGGGTGCATTTCCATCCGCTGTTCCAGTTCCAGCTCATGGGCCTGGCGGGCGCCTTTCTCACAGCCGATCTGTTTAACCTCTTCGTGTTCTTCGAGATCATGCTGGCCGCGTCCTACGGCCTGCTGCTGCATGGCTCGGGCCGGCCGCGTGTGCAGGCGGGGCTGCACTACATCGCCATCAACCTGGCAGCGTCCTCGCTGTTCCTGGTGGGCGTGTCGATGCTGTACGGCATCACCGGCACGCTGAACATGGCCGATCTGGCGCAGACCATTCCGCTGGTGGCCGCGGCCGACCGCGGCCTGCTGCACGCGGCCGCCGCCATCCTGGCCACGGCATTTCTCATCAAGGCCGCCGTGTGGCCGCTCAACTTCTGGCTCGTGCCGGCCTACAGCGCCGCCACAGCGCCGGTGGGCGCGCTGTTTGCTCTGATGACCAAGGTGGGCATCTACACCATCCTGCGGCTGTGGACGCTGTTGTTCAGTAGCGAGGCCGGCGCCTCGGCCCTGTTCGGCAGCCTGTGGCTGATCGTCGGCGGCATGCTGACCATGGGCTTTGGTGCCGTGGGCATGCTGGGCTCGCAGCGCCTGACGCACCTGGCCGGGTTTGCGGCCATCCTGTCGTCCGGCACCCTGCTGGCCGCGGCGGGCTTTGGCCAGAACCTGCTCACGGCCGGGCTGCTGTACTACCTGCCCAGTTCCACGCTGGCCGTAAGCGCCCTGTTCCTGACTGCTGACCTCATTGACCGCTGGCGCAACGACGGCGCCAGCTACGCGCCGTTCGAGCGAAGCGACAACGCCCCCTTCCTCAACGCCGAGCTGGTTCCCACCGAGGGGCTGAACCTCGACGAGGACGAAGAAGTGCTGATCGGCCGTGTGATCCCCGCCGCCGCCGCCCTGCTGGGCCTGGCCTTTCTTGTCTGCACGCTGGTGATTGCCGGCCTGCCACCGCTGTCGGGCTTTGTCGGCAAGTTCGCCATGCTCAGCGCCCTGCTCAACCCGCTGGGCCTGGCCTCTTCGGCAGGAACGCAGCCGGGCGCGCCGGGTTGGATACTGTTTGCCCTGATGATTGCCACCGGCCTGCTGGCGCTCATTGCCCTCTCGCGGGCCGGCATCCGCCATTTCTGGGCCACCCATGAACGCGTTGCACCACAGCTGCGTGTGCTGGAGGGCCTGCCCATCGCCGCCCTGCTGGCCCTGTGCATTGCACTGACCGTGATGGCCGGGCCCGTGATGCGGTTCACCCAGGCCACGGCCGACGCCCTGCACTCGCCGGGCACCTACATCCGCGCCGTGATGCAAGCAAAGCCCGTTCCCGGCCCAGTCACACCGGACCGTGCCAATCGGCCCCAGGAGGCCCCATGA
- a CDS encoding TRAP transporter substrate-binding protein codes for MKRRIFPVTALALALTAGFAATSAFAQTKWDLAAAYPATNFHTENMVQLASDVDKATGGKLKITVHANAALFKAPEIKRAVQGGQAQMGEILLANFQNEWQLFGVDGLPFLADSYDASKKLYAAQKPFLEKKLAEQGMMLLYAVAWPPQGIYTKKPLASAADLKGIKWRAYSPATARIAELVGAQPVTVQAAEFSQALATGVVESTMTSGATGVDSKLYEQLKYYYDTQAWLPKNAILVNKKAFDALDKPLQQALLKAGADAEARGWANSSKVNTDTVAKLKANGMNVEAPPAALKADMAKVGDTMLKEWLDKAGPEGKALIDAYRK; via the coding sequence ATGAAGCGTCGAATCTTCCCCGTGACCGCACTCGCCCTCGCACTGACCGCGGGCTTTGCCGCCACTTCCGCCTTTGCGCAAACGAAATGGGATCTGGCCGCCGCCTACCCCGCCACCAACTTCCACACCGAAAACATGGTGCAACTGGCCAGCGACGTGGACAAGGCCACGGGTGGCAAGCTCAAGATCACGGTGCACGCCAACGCCGCGCTGTTCAAGGCCCCCGAAATCAAGCGCGCCGTGCAAGGCGGCCAGGCGCAGATGGGCGAAATCCTGCTCGCCAACTTCCAGAACGAATGGCAGCTGTTTGGCGTGGATGGTCTGCCCTTCCTGGCGGACAGCTATGACGCCTCCAAGAAGCTCTACGCTGCGCAAAAGCCCTTCCTGGAAAAGAAGCTGGCTGAACAAGGAATGATGCTGCTGTACGCGGTGGCCTGGCCTCCGCAAGGCATCTACACCAAGAAGCCGCTGGCTTCTGCAGCGGACCTCAAGGGCATCAAGTGGCGCGCCTACAGCCCCGCCACCGCACGCATCGCCGAACTGGTGGGTGCGCAGCCTGTGACGGTGCAAGCCGCCGAGTTCTCGCAGGCCCTGGCCACGGGCGTGGTCGAATCGACGATGACGTCGGGCGCCACCGGTGTGGACAGCAAGCTCTACGAGCAACTCAAGTACTACTACGACACCCAGGCCTGGCTGCCCAAGAACGCCATCCTGGTGAACAAGAAGGCGTTTGATGCGCTGGACAAACCCCTGCAGCAAGCCCTGCTCAAGGCGGGTGCCGACGCCGAAGCGCGCGGCTGGGCCAACAGCTCCAAGGTGAACACCGACACCGTGGCCAAGCTCAAGGCCAACGGCATGAACGTGGAAGCACCGCCTGCCGCGCTGAAGGCCGACATGGCCAAGGTGGGCGACACCATGCTCAAGGAATGGCTCGACAAGGCTGGCCCCGAAGGCAAGGCCCTGATCGACGCCTACCGCAAGTAA
- a CDS encoding Na+/H+ antiporter subunit E encodes MKRLLPAPLLSVALFLLWLLLNQSLSPGNLVLALLLAWLIPLFTRGLRPLPVRIRRPGTVLRLGFTVMADTVASNIAVARLLLSPRPPRHGANFVLIPLELRDPNALAVLAMIVCITPGTAWAELSLDRSMLMLHALEVDDPQTLIDHVKQCYERPLMEIFE; translated from the coding sequence ATGAAGCGCCTGTTGCCCGCCCCTCTGCTGTCGGTTGCACTGTTCTTGCTGTGGCTGCTGCTCAACCAGTCGCTCAGCCCCGGCAACCTGGTGCTGGCGCTGTTGCTGGCTTGGCTGATTCCGCTGTTCACGCGCGGGCTGCGGCCGTTGCCGGTGCGCATCCGCCGCCCCGGCACCGTGCTGCGGCTGGGCTTCACTGTGATGGCCGACACGGTGGCATCAAACATTGCCGTGGCGCGCCTGCTGCTTTCTCCACGGCCACCGCGCCATGGCGCCAACTTTGTGCTTATTCCGCTCGAACTGCGCGACCCCAATGCGCTGGCCGTGCTGGCCATGATTGTCTGCATCACCCCCGGCACGGCCTGGGCCGAGCTCTCGCTGGACCGCTCCATGCTGATGCTGCACGCACTGGAGGTGGACGACCCGCAGACACTGATCGACCACGTCAAGCAGTGCTACGAGCGGCCGTTGATGGAGATTTTTGAATGA
- a CDS encoding hydantoinase B/oxoprolinase family protein, whose translation MPVQTSFSPRWQFWIDRGGTFTDVVGKRPDGTLVTHKLLSENPEQYKDAAVAGIRHLLGLKPGEPVTPELVECVKMGTTVATNALLERKGEPTLLITTKGFKDALRIAYQNRPRLFDRHIVLPELLYSRVIEAQERMGAHGEVIEPLDEAHLKERLWAAFDAGLRSAAIVFMHGYRYTAHEEAAARIAREIGFTQVSASHATSPMMKLVSRGDTTVVDAYLSPILRRYVDQVASEMPGVKLFFMQSSGGLTDAQVFQGKDAILSGPAGGIVGMARTAGLAGHDKVIGFDMGGTSTDVSHYAGAFEREFETQVAGVRMRAPMMSIHTVAAGGGSILGFDGARFRVGPESAGANPGPASYRRGGPLAVTDANVMVGKIQPAHFPKVFGHAANEALDGDAVAQKFGDLATQTGRSAEDVAHGFIQIAVQQMANAIKKISVARGYDVTRYTLQCFGGAGGQHACLVADALGMTRVFVHPLAGVLSAYGMGLADQNVIREQAVETPLVPDALAGIQATLDQLATTARTELERQQVGAGTAVVHRRVHVRYEGSDSALIVPFGSLAEITAGFEAAYRQRFAFLMQGKGLVVEAVSVEAVVPGDAPVEPRHTLQPAREVPRRSTVRMYTGGVDGVAAWHDAALVVREDLRPGDVISGPAIIAEKNATTIVEPGWGAQLTDLDHLLLNRRVARAVQHAVGTTVDPVLLEVFNNLFMNIAEQMGLQLQNTAYSVNIKERLDFSCALFDAEGNLIANAPHMPVHLGSMGESIKTVIRENAGRMQPGDVFVLNDPYHGGTHLPDITVITPVYIADEAEPTFYVGSRGHHADVGGTTPGSMPPFSTRIEEEGVQINNVKLVERGTLREREMIALLESGEYPSRNPQQNMADLRAQIAANEKGQQELRRMVAEFGLDVVQAYMRHVQDNAEESVRRVITRLKDGQFTLPLDNGAQISVAVKVDAKSRSATIDFTGTSPQQTNNFNAPTAVCMAAVLYVFRTLVDDDIPLNAGCLKPLNVIIPPGSMLNPNPPASVVAGNVETSTCITNALYGALGLMAAGQCTMNNFTFGNARHQYYETIAGGSGAGGVFDAAGALVGGFGGTSVVQTHMTNSRLTDPEVLEFRFPVRLESYAIRANSGGGGRWAGGNGGVRRIRFLEPMTASILSNGRQNGAFGMAGGTAGMPGVNKVVRADGRVELLGHIGQAEMQPGDVFEIHTPGGGGFGMA comes from the coding sequence ATGCCCGTTCAAACGTCTTTTTCTCCCCGCTGGCAGTTCTGGATCGACCGGGGCGGCACCTTCACCGACGTGGTGGGAAAGCGGCCTGACGGCACGCTGGTCACGCACAAGCTGTTGTCGGAGAACCCCGAGCAGTACAAGGACGCGGCTGTCGCAGGCATCCGCCACCTGCTCGGTTTGAAGCCCGGCGAACCCGTGACGCCCGAGCTGGTGGAGTGCGTGAAGATGGGCACCACGGTGGCCACCAACGCGCTCTTGGAGCGCAAGGGCGAGCCCACCCTGCTCATTACCACCAAGGGCTTCAAGGACGCGCTGCGCATCGCCTACCAGAACCGCCCGCGCCTGTTTGACCGGCACATCGTGCTGCCCGAGCTGCTGTACAGCCGCGTGATCGAGGCGCAGGAACGCATGGGCGCGCACGGCGAGGTGATCGAGCCGCTGGACGAGGCCCACCTCAAGGAGCGCCTGTGGGCGGCCTTCGATGCGGGCCTGCGCAGCGCGGCCATCGTGTTCATGCACGGCTACCGGTACACCGCGCACGAGGAGGCTGCGGCCCGCATTGCGCGCGAAATCGGCTTTACGCAGGTGAGCGCCTCGCACGCCACCAGCCCCATGATGAAGCTGGTGAGCCGGGGCGACACCACGGTGGTCGATGCGTACCTGTCGCCCATCCTGCGCCGTTATGTGGACCAGGTGGCGAGCGAGATGCCGGGCGTGAAACTGTTCTTCATGCAGTCCTCCGGCGGCCTCACGGACGCGCAGGTGTTCCAGGGCAAAGACGCGATCTTGAGCGGCCCGGCGGGCGGCATCGTTGGCATGGCACGCACCGCCGGGCTCGCGGGCCACGACAAGGTCATCGGTTTTGACATGGGCGGCACCAGCACCGACGTGAGCCACTACGCGGGCGCGTTCGAGCGCGAGTTCGAGACCCAGGTGGCGGGCGTGCGCATGCGCGCGCCCATGATGAGCATCCACACCGTGGCGGCCGGTGGCGGCTCCATCCTCGGGTTTGACGGCGCGCGTTTCCGGGTTGGCCCCGAGAGCGCAGGCGCCAACCCCGGCCCCGCCAGCTACCGCCGGGGCGGCCCGCTGGCTGTGACGGATGCGAACGTGATGGTGGGCAAGATCCAGCCTGCGCACTTCCCCAAAGTGTTTGGCCATGCAGCCAATGAGGCACTCGATGGCGACGCCGTGGCGCAGAAGTTTGGCGACCTCGCCACCCAGACCGGCCGCAGCGCCGAAGACGTGGCCCACGGTTTTATCCAGATCGCCGTGCAGCAGATGGCCAATGCCATCAAGAAAATCAGCGTGGCGCGCGGCTATGACGTGACGCGCTACACGCTGCAGTGTTTTGGCGGCGCGGGTGGCCAGCACGCGTGTTTGGTGGCCGATGCGCTGGGCATGACGCGCGTGTTTGTGCACCCGTTGGCGGGCGTGCTCAGCGCTTACGGCATGGGCCTGGCCGACCAGAATGTGATCCGCGAGCAGGCGGTCGAAACCCCGCTGGTGCCCGACGCACTCGCGGGCATCCAAGCGACGCTGGACCAACTGGCCACCACCGCACGCACTGAGCTGGAGCGCCAGCAGGTGGGTGCGGGCACAGCCGTGGTGCACCGCCGCGTGCATGTGCGCTACGAGGGCAGCGATTCGGCCCTCATCGTGCCGTTTGGCTCGCTGGCTGAAATCACCGCAGGGTTCGAGGCTGCCTACCGCCAGCGCTTTGCCTTCCTGATGCAGGGCAAGGGCCTGGTGGTGGAGGCCGTATCGGTCGAGGCCGTGGTGCCCGGCGATGCGCCGGTGGAACCACGCCACACGCTGCAGCCCGCGCGCGAAGTGCCGCGCCGCAGCACCGTGCGCATGTACACCGGCGGCGTGGACGGCGTTGCCGCGTGGCACGACGCTGCCCTTGTGGTGCGCGAAGATTTGCGCCCCGGCGATGTGATTTCCGGCCCGGCCATCATTGCCGAGAAAAACGCCACCACCATCGTCGAGCCCGGCTGGGGGGCGCAGCTGACCGACCTGGACCATCTGCTGCTCAACCGCCGCGTGGCGCGCGCCGTGCAGCATGCCGTGGGCACCACGGTGGACCCGGTGCTGCTGGAGGTGTTCAACAACCTGTTCATGAACATTGCCGAGCAAATGGGCCTGCAGCTGCAGAACACGGCCTACTCGGTGAACATCAAGGAGCGGCTGGACTTCAGCTGCGCGCTGTTCGATGCCGAGGGCAACCTGATTGCCAACGCGCCCCACATGCCCGTGCACCTGGGCTCGATGGGCGAGAGCATCAAGACCGTGATCCGCGAGAACGCGGGCCGCATGCAGCCCGGCGACGTGTTCGTGCTCAACGACCCGTACCACGGTGGCACGCACCTGCCGGACATCACCGTCATCACGCCGGTCTACATCGCCGACGAGGCCGAGCCCACGTTCTATGTGGGCAGCCGGGGCCACCATGCCGATGTGGGCGGCACCACGCCGGGCTCCATGCCACCGTTCTCCACGCGCATCGAGGAAGAGGGCGTGCAGATCAACAACGTGAAGCTGGTCGAGCGCGGCACCTTACGTGAACGCGAGATGATTGCGCTGCTCGAAAGCGGCGAATACCCCAGCCGCAACCCGCAGCAGAACATGGCCGATCTGCGCGCGCAGATCGCCGCCAACGAAAAAGGCCAGCAAGAGCTGCGCCGCATGGTGGCCGAGTTTGGCCTGGACGTGGTGCAGGCCTACATGCGCCATGTGCAGGACAACGCCGAAGAATCGGTACGCCGGGTCATCACGCGCCTGAAGGACGGGCAGTTCACCCTGCCTCTGGACAACGGCGCGCAGATCAGCGTGGCCGTGAAGGTGGATGCCAAGAGCCGCAGTGCCACCATCGACTTCACTGGCACCAGCCCGCAGCAAACCAACAACTTCAACGCGCCCACGGCAGTGTGCATGGCGGCGGTGCTGTATGTGTTCCGCACGCTGGTGGACGACGACATTCCGCTCAACGCCGGGTGCCTGAAGCCGCTCAACGTCATCATCCCGCCGGGCAGCATGCTCAACCCGAACCCGCCAGCCTCAGTGGTGGCGGGCAATGTGGAGACCTCCACCTGCATCACCAACGCGCTGTATGGCGCTTTAGGCCTGATGGCGGCGGGGCAGTGCACCATGAACAACTTCACGTTCGGCAACGCCCGCCACCAGTATTACGAAACCATTGCGGGTGGCAGTGGCGCGGGCGGTGTGTTCGATGCCGCGGGTGCCCTGGTGGGCGGTTTTGGCGGTACCAGCGTGGTGCAGACCCACATGACCAATTCGCGCCTGACCGACCCCGAGGTTCTTGAGTTCCGATTTCCGGTGCGGCTGGAAAGCTATGCCATTCGCGCCAACTCGGGTGGCGGCGGCCGCTGGGCGGGTGGCAATGGCGGGGTGCGGCGCATCCGTTTTCTGGAGCCGATGACGGCCAGCATCCTGTCGAACGGCCGCCAAAACGGCGCGTTCGGCATGGCCGGTGGCACGGCCGGAATGCCCGGCGTCAACAAGGTGGTGCGCGCCGATGGTCGTGTGGAGTTGCTCGGCCACATCGGCCAGGCCGAGATGCAGCCGGGCGATGTGTTCGAGATCCACACACCGGGTGGCGGCGGGTTTGGTATGGCGTGA
- a CDS encoding Na+/H+ antiporter subunit C produces MEIVLVIAIGVLTGSGVWLLLRPRTFQVIMGLSLLSYAVNLFIFSMGRLGLAIDKEPVLRPGLPHDLAHYADPMPQALVLTAIVIGFAMTALFLVVLLASRGMSGTDHVDGSSARELQEMP; encoded by the coding sequence ATGGAAATCGTTCTGGTCATCGCCATCGGCGTGCTCACGGGTTCGGGCGTGTGGCTGCTGCTGCGCCCACGCACCTTCCAGGTCATCATGGGGCTGTCGCTGCTGTCGTATGCCGTCAACCTGTTCATCTTCAGCATGGGCCGCCTGGGCCTGGCGATCGACAAGGAGCCGGTGCTGCGGCCCGGCCTGCCGCACGATCTGGCGCACTATGCCGACCCCATGCCGCAGGCGCTGGTTCTCACCGCCATCGTGATCGGCTTTGCCATGACGGCCCTGTTCCTGGTGGTGCTGCTGGCCTCGCGCGGCATGTCGGGCACCGACCATGTGGACGGCAGCAGCGCCCGCGAACTGCAGGAGATGCCATGA
- a CDS encoding monovalent cation/H(+) antiporter subunit G: MTDAALPLWAEITIAVLVLAGAAIALLGSWGLLRLKTYFERVHAPSIIATMGCWCIMHGTIVYFSLQGEGLALHALLIALFVAITVPVTNIFLMRAALFRARRAGSNVPPSLSRSTASVERDS, from the coding sequence ATGACCGACGCTGCGCTGCCGCTGTGGGCAGAAATCACCATTGCAGTGCTGGTGCTGGCGGGAGCGGCGATTGCGCTGCTGGGCTCGTGGGGGTTGCTGCGCCTGAAAACCTATTTCGAGCGCGTGCACGCACCATCCATCATTGCCACCATGGGCTGCTGGTGCATCATGCACGGCACCATCGTGTACTTTTCCCTGCAAGGAGAGGGCCTGGCACTGCACGCCCTGCTGATCGCGCTGTTCGTGGCCATCACGGTGCCCGTGACCAACATCTTCCTCATGCGCGCCGCCCTGTTCCGCGCGCGGCGCGCGGGCAGCAATGTGCCCCCCAGCCTGAGCCGCAGCACGGCATCGGTCGAGCGAGATTCGTGA